In the genome of Oncorhynchus gorbuscha isolate QuinsamMale2020 ecotype Even-year linkage group LG05, OgorEven_v1.0, whole genome shotgun sequence, the window TGTGCGATTAAAGTCATACACATATGGTCGGAATTGATATGTTTTGTACAACGTGGTGAGAAGTGATGCTCTGACTAAATCGTCCTCTGTATTTAGTCCTTCTGACTTTTGAAATAAATCCGTACAGTATTCCGTAGCTTGCTGCTTGCGTTTGGTTTTGTATCTTCTGTTCTGAAACCAGATTTTAATTTGCGTCTCCGTCAGTCTCAACGTGTTAGCAAGATTGGCTCTTTCAGGAGCGGACAGGTACTTCTGGTGGTTAAATTTAGTCTCCAGTTCTAGCACTTGCAGATGCGAAAAGGCAGCGCGCGAGCGTTTCTGTTTTCCCGCTGATGTAAAACTTTTCATAGCATCTGGGGTGTTGGAACTAGAGCTGGCAATGGAATCTGTAAAAGAAAGTCATGATTAGCCCGTTTGTGGTACAAAATTTGACAATTGACAGGTGAGCTGCCTACTCCACAGGTTCATATATCGAATATTACCTTTTATAAATGGGTATGATTCCAGGGAATCTGGCACACCCCCGTCAAAATATACATTTGCCTATAGGCCTACACTTTCTTTAAGTTGCCTAAATAAGATCCCAATGTGCTCACCTTTCCGCGCTCCAAATGCGGTGTGCTTTGCGCAAAGTTCCGCGGACTGTGATACCTGATCGTGCTGTTGGTTATTCCATTGAGCGCATCCCTCCTTGGACTTGTGTGAAGAAGAGCACCTTACGTTTAGCCGTGTCTTTTCTTTAATGGACAAGATGTCCTCGATGAAAAATGAAGTTAGTGGCTTGACAGTCTCCGACATTTCTGCAGTTAGTAATCCAATTTATTTGCCAACGAATGTAGACTAAGGCTTGAAAGAAGCGCGCAAGCCAAGTACGGAATGTTGTCCCGGACACTGGGCTGACTCATAT includes:
- the LOC124035209 gene encoding homeobox protein Nkx-3.1-like; its protein translation is MSETVKPLTSFFIEDILSIKEKTRLNVRCSSSHKSKEGCAQWNNQQHDQVSQSAELCAKHTAFGARKDSIASSSSNTPDAMKSFTSAGKQKRSRAAFSHLQVLELETKFNHQKYLSAPERANLANTLRLTETQIKIWFQNRRYKTKRKQQATEYCTDLFQKSEGLNTEDDLVRASLLTTLYKTYQFRPYVYDFNRTWRPTLW